The nucleotide sequence CCACCCAGTTACCGCAAATTGCTATGCTGGCTGGACGTGGCCTGACCGGAATGATCGGACATACCCAGCCGCGTCGACTGGCAGCCCGCAGCGTATCACAGCGTATTGCCGAAGAAGTTGGCGAAAAACTCGGTGAATCAATTTCCTTTAAAGTACGTTTTACGGAACAGGGTTCACAAGACTCAATTGTGCGTTTGATGACAGACGGTATTTTACTGGCCGAACTGACGCATGACCGATACCTGACCAAATATGACACGATTATTATTGATGAAGCGCATGAACGTTCGCTGAATATCGACTTCATTATGGGTTATCTGAAGCAGCTATTGCCACGTCGTCCCGATCTGAAAGTCATCATTACTTCAGCAACCCTGGATGTAAACCGTTTTAGCAGTTACTTTAATGGTGCACCAATTTTTGAAGTGGAAGGCCGCAGCTTCCCGGTAGAGCTGCGTTATCGCCCGATCTCGGAAATGAGCATTGGCGGTAGTGATGATGATGAGTTTGATGATTTTGAAGAAAACCTGCCTCGCGCTGTGGTCAAAGCAGTCGAAGAATGCTTTCAGGATGCACAGGAAAAAGGTCATCCCGAACATGCCGATATCCTGATTTTTGCCAGTACCGAGCAGGAAATTCGCGAGTTACAGGAAACCCTGATCAAACATGGGCCACGCCATACGGAAGTATTAACTTTATATGCGCGTCTGGCGCTGGCCGAACAGCAGAAAATCTTTAATCCTTCTGGTGGCGGGCGACGCATTATTATTGCCACCAACGTAGCAGAAACAGCTTTAACCGTTCCGAATATCCGGTATGTGATTGATAGCGGTTTTGCCCGTATTTCGCGTTATAACTATCGTTCACGGGTGCAACGTCTACCAATTGAAGCCGTTTCTCAGGCAGCAGCCAATCAGCGTAAAGGCCGCTGTGGCCGTATTGCACCGGGTGTCTGTATTCGTCTGTATTCTGAAGATGATTTCCTCAGCCGTCCTGAGTTTACCGAACCAGAAATAAAGCGAACCAACCTGGCATCTGTAATTTTGCAGATGCAAAGTCTGAGCTTGGGTTCACTCGAAGATTTTGATTTCATCGAACCACCAGATCATCGTTTGGTCAATGATGGCCGCAAGCTCCTCATTGAACTGGGGGCAATGGCTGAGAAAAATTCTCCTAAAACTGAAGATGATCAAGCAAATCCCTCTCTTGCGTCGCATAACGCCTCACCCTTCGAGAAAGGGAGACTTCAAAGCCGTGGCTTAACCAAGATCGGTCAGCAAATGGCGAAAATGCCGATCGATCCACGTCTGGCCCGCATGATTCTTGGTGGTGCACATTTTGGCGTGCTGAATGAAGTGCTGGTGATTGTGGCCGCACTTGCAGTTCAGGACCCGCGTGAACGCCCTGCGGACAAGCAGATGCAGGCGGATCAGAAACATGCACTATTCCGTGAAGCCGATTCTGATTTCCTGTTCTATATCAAACTCTGGGAGACGCTGCATAATAACCGCGGCAGCATGAGTGAAAATAAGCGCCGTACTTTTGCGCGTAATCACTTCCTGAGCTGGCTGCGTTTACGTGAATGGAAGAAAACTCATGAGCAGCTGGTGGATTTGGCTAAGGGTTTAAAACTGTCATTTAATGAAAATAAAGCCAGTTATGAGAATCTGCACCGTGCCTTGTTGACCGGTCTCTTATCATTTATCGCCAACAAGACCGATGAGCGTAATGTTTTTATGGCGGTGCGTCAGCAAAAAGCACGGATTTTCCCAGCTTCTACCTTGCACAAGACCAATACGCCGTGGGTGATGGCCTTTGAAATGGTCGAGACTTCCCAGGTGTATTTGCGTACCCTAGCCAAGATTGAGCCGGAATGGATTCTGCTGGCCGCGCGTGACCTGCTCAAGCATCATTATTTTGAACCGCACTGGTCGAAAAAAGCTGGTGTGGTGAATGCCTATGATCAGATTTCATTATTTGGTCTGATTATTGAGCCGAAACGCCCAATCAATTATGAAAAAGTAGATCAGGCGGCCGCGCATGAAATTTTCTTGCGGGATGCTTTAACCACTGGGCATTTAGGCATTACTCCACCATTTTTAAAGCATAACTTGCTTAAACTGGAAGAAGTCGAGCGAGTAGAAGACAAATTACGCCGTCGTGATCTAGTGGTTGATGAAGAAACCATTTACCAGTTCTATGCCTCGAAAGTGCCGCCTGAAGTGGCCAGCCGTCGTACTTTTGAAGACTGGCGTGCCACGGTTGAGCCTCAGAATCCGCGTTATTTATTTGTCGATGATGATGCGCTATGGCTGAATGACCGGCCGACGACACAACAATTTCCGGACTATTTGCACAATGGTAGCCTGCGTCTGGCTGCAACCTATCGTTTTGACCCGAGTCATGATGAAGATGGCGCGACAGTTAAAATTCCCCTGCAAGCCTTGGCCCAGGTCGATGAAGGTATCTGGTCATGGGGGATTCCGGGTTGGCGTCTGGATCTGATTGAAGCATTGCTAAAAGCTTTGCCGAAGGATAAGCGCCGTAATCTGGTGCCGATTCCGGATACTGCACAAAAACTCATAGCAAAAGTAGATGCGCAGGATTTACAGAAACATATTTTTAGTTTCTTGGCATTCCAGCTGCGAGGCGAACAAATCACGGAGAAAGATTTCAGCTTTGACCGGGTAGACCAATATCTGTTGCCTTTTATTAAAGTGACTGATGAAAAAGGTCGTGTCATTGAGCAGGGGCGTGATCTTGCCGAGCTGAAAGCGCGCTGTCGGACTGAAACGCATAGTCCGGTCAAACAGCTTAAAGGTGAATTTAAAACCTTCCCGGAAAGCTTTGTATTTGAAGCCTCACAAAAAGTCACCGGTGTCGTGGTCAAGCAGTACCAGGCGCTGGTTCCGACTAAAGCTTTTTCTGCCCTGGAGCAGAAAGATGAATCGGGTGTGGTGATTCAGACTTTTAATGATCAGGCTGAAGCGGTTAAAAAACATCGTGAAGGGGTGATCCGACTGGTGCATATGCAACTCGGAGACTTGACCCGCCAGTTGAAAAAACAGATTTCCAAACCTTTGGCGCTGGCTTATTCGCCACTTGGAGATAAAGCGCAACTGGAACAAATGTTAGTTTATGCCACACTACACATGTCCATTAATGAGCTGCCTGTCAATGCGCAAGAGTTCCAAAAGCTGGTTGAAGATGTAAAAAAATCTTTCCTGACTTATGGTCAAGTTGCCCTGAAAGAGATCACGGATATTTATATCCAGTGGCAGGAAATTCGCCGGAAATTATTGGTTTTAGACCATTCTGTGTTTGAAAAAAATATTAATGATATTGAAGATCAGCTTGATTTAATGAGCCTTTCAGACTTTGTATATCGTAAACCTTCCGATGTATGGAGCGAATTTCCACGTTATTTGAAAGCCTTGATCTTGCGTTTAGAGCGCTTGCCCAATAATCTACAAAGGGACAATTCCGCCATTGACCAAATTGATCAATGGATGGAAAAATTATTCAAGTTTAAAGATGACCCTCGCCTGAAAGAATTGTATTTTATGGTCGAGGAGTTAAGAATCTCATTGTTTTCACAACCGATGAAAACAAAAGCACCCGTGTCTCCAACTCGCTTGCAAAAAGTATGGGATCGTCTTGGAATCAGTTAAGATATAGGTAATTCAGATAAGGAATTTTACATGGGCATCCGCATTACGGGTACGGGCTTATTCCATCCGGAACACGTCATCACCAATGAAGAATTAGTTGAAAGTTTAAATGCTTATGTGGAACTGTTTAATCACGAAAATGCTGACAAAATCGCTGCAGGCGAAGTTGAAGCGCGTCGTGGTTCTAGTGCAGACTTTATTGAAAAAGCATCTGGCGTACAACGCCGTTATGTCGTAGAAAAATCAGGTATTCTTGATCCAAAACGCTTACGTCCAAATTTACGTGAACGTGCAGATGATGAAATTTCACTGCAAGCAGAATGGGGCGTAATCGCAGCCAAGCAGGCGATGGAAAATGCCGGTGTGACTGCCGAAGATATTGATATCGTGATCCTGTCATGCTCGAATTTGCAACGCGCTTATCCTGCCGTAGCCATCGAGATTCAAACCGCTCTAGGTATCAAAGGCTATGCCTATGACATGAACGTGGCGTGTTCTGCAGCAACATTTGGTCTGAAACAGGCTTATGATGCGATCAAAGCAGGCGCGCGCCGTGTGTTATTGGTCAATGTAGAAATTACCTCTGCACATACCGATTTCCGTTCACGTGACTGTCACTTTATTTTTGGTGATGTGGCAACCGCTTCAATTATTGAAAATACTGACAGCAAAACCGGTTTTGAAATTCTAGATTCTGAGTTGTTTACCCAGTTCTCGAATAACATCCGCAATAACTTTGGTTTCTTGAATACCTCTGAAGATGCTGACATTGACGACAAACGTTTCCGTCAGGATGGTCGTAAGGTATTTAAAGAAGTCTGTCCACTGGTTGCGAAAATGATTACTGCGCAACTGGAAAAGAATCAGATTGAGCCGACAGGTGTTAAACGCTTCTGGTTACACCAGGCCAATGCCAGTATGAATGAACTGATTCTGAAACTGGTCGTTGGTAAAGAAAATGCCAAACCTGGTCTGGTACCGATCATTCTGAATGAGTTTGCCAATACTTCTTCTGCCGGGGTGATCATCGCCTTACACCGTACTGCACATGAAGTTGAAGATGGTGAATACGGCGTGTTGTGTTCATTTGGTGCGGGTTATTCGGTAGGTTCGATTCTGGTCCAAAAGCGCGTGGCATAATCCGCAATAAATAGAGAGTAGACAGATTGCAGGCCAAGCATGACGGGCAGTGGATCAGGCGCTTAAGTGCCTTCTCCAAGTTATATTTTACCCCGACATTTTTAGGGGCTGAGTATATGGATGCCAGTCGACCTGCAATGTATGTCGGTAATCATTCCATGTATGGCATCTTTGATGCGCCGATGCTGATTGATTACCTCTACAACGAACATAAGGTGGCTGTGGTCAGTATTGCGGATCATAGCCATTTTTATGTACCGTTATGGCGTGAAGCCGTGAAGAAGTTTGGGGCAGTCGATGGCATCCAGCATTATGTACGTGCTGTGATGCAGCAGGGTTATTCTATTCTGGTGTTTCCGGGAGGTGGGCGCGAAGTACTTAAACGTCAGGGTGAACAGTATCAACTGATCTGGAAGCAGCGTTACGGATTTTTAAAGCTGGCTCAGGAATTCAACTATGATATTGTCCCTTTTGCCGCGCTCGGTGGGGATGAAGTCTATGAGATTGGCTTTGATGCCAATAAGATCATCCAGCATAAATATTTTCAAAAACTCCTCAAAGTACCACAACTCAATAAATTACTACGTCAGGGCGATGTGATTCCATCTTTGCCTAAACGATTATTCCCAAAACGCCTGCCATTTTATTTTCAGTTTATGCCGCGACAATCGATTGCTCAGGTTCAGACTCAGGAAGAGCTGATTGCATTTCGACACAGCTTGCAGCAACATATTTATACCGGCTTGGCCGAGCTTAAGGCGCTACGTCAGCAAGACTAAAAAAGAAAAATTCTTCCTGTAAAATCTAGGCTATGATCTATTGAAATGTTCTATTTTTAGCAATGAGGATGCATGGACGGTTTTATAGTGCAAGTGATGCCATAATGTATTTTTAAATGTTCACTGATTGGCGATCAAGGACTCAGCATGATCCAATATAAAAATAAGATGATTCTAAGATGACCGAGGTGCACGTATGGAACAGGAAAGCTTGGTAGCATCTTTAAGGTTATTGGCACAACAATGTTTACGGATTTCTCCAGAGCTGAACCAGCTTTATCTTGACCAGATGGCGATGATTGGTCATCTGAATGCACAAAATTTAATAAAAATTCAGCAGGATCAACACCGGATTGAATTGGTGGATGGCCTGTTTTATATCCAGTTTCATACTCCCTATGCACTAGACTCTGGAGCTGCACCTGCTTTGGTTGACAGTCATTTTTATTTTCAGCAATGTAAGGCAGAAGCCCTGGAGGAATTCTTTTTACAGGATATCTATTTCCTGACTGGCGATTTAAAACCACAGCATTCGCTGTATTTACGCGACAAAGCCAAACAGTTACGTCAGCTTATCCTGGCTCAGGTTTATGCGTGGGTTAATGGCCTGGAACGGGTGTCCGAATTTTTGCAGCAAATGTCGATTGTTCAAGCTGAGATTATCGACCAGCAGCTGATCAAGGCCGGGTTGTATACAGCACCTGTCATGCAAAACTTTATTCAGGATGAACAAGAGATTCCACAGCAGATTCTTGAAAGCTTGCAACAGGCTTTTTCTTTGGAGTGTCTACAGCAGGCTGAATTCCTGTCGATCCAGTCATTGATGGACAGTCTGGATGAGTTCTGTTTTAGCGCCGCACAGTTTTTGCCTCCGGCGATGTTCCGGATTATGTCGCTGTCTTTTGAAGAGCGCTTTAATTTGCATGAACTGAATGATCACACCGATGATATCCGCTTGCTGTATCGGCATGCTGAGGAGCAGAGTAACCTGCTCGGTTTTGTCCGTCTGATGAACCGGGACGTGTGGCATCGGGATGATTTATTATCCAAACGGAATTTCCTGGAAAATCATCCGTATTTATGGCAGAAAAAAGTAGCCCGATTGCCACTTTTTGACTGTCATCGTGCCGTGAACTGGATCTTTAAGCAACCGGCCGAGGTACTGGACTGGATTAGTAATAATATCCAGCATAGCAGTGTGCGGGTCGCAGTAACGGCCTTAAGTTTTATAGACAGCCATCATATACATCCACAGATTATTCTGGTGACTTTACAATATTTTCAATATGTCTCGGCGCGATTGTTTATTCATAGCATGCATGCATATGCAATCCAGCACGACTGGTTTCAGCACCAGCATAATCAGGCGGTGGTATTAAAAGGCACACGCCAATCGATTGAGGATCAACGGATTGCGATTAGTCCCTCAATTCTGTATCTGGATGAATGGATGGAGCTGCTGCGCAATGTGGTCAAAATGGATGATCAGCTGACCAAAAAGGTTTATCTGAACTTGAGCCGGATGATGCAGGCTTATATGCAGTATTTATATAAAATTACGGCGCATTTGCCAGATGAGGTTCTGGTGTATATTCAGCCTCCAAGCCAGCAGAACCGTGATTTCTATAATGTTCTGCACCGCTATCGAATTCCTTTTACTGAGTTCAGGCAGCTATTTTATTTGCAAAGCGGGCATGTACGGGAGTCGCTCTTTGACAGTTATGTGCGTGACTATCTGGTAGAGTATTTTTCCAGCCATACAGAAATACCGAAAAATCTGAGCTGGACCAGTTTGTTTAATCAGGCGGTCGTCTGGCATGATCAGATTCAAAAGCAGGAAATGATCGCCAAGCTGAAAAAACAGTTTGCACTGGTGAACTGGACGCCAATCACTCAGGTTTCATTTTTACTGTATTTCAACTGGCGTTTTGAAGAGCTTAAAACTTTGGATCGGATTTTAGAGGAATCTAAAATTTTCAGGAACTGTCTGGCGGCAAGCTATGCTCAGCAAATTGTGGAAAGGCAGTATGTGGCCTTTCGCATGTCTCATCCCGCTGTGCACCTACCCTTAATCTTGGGGTGTCAATTGGTGAATGGACAGGTGATTTTTGATCAGCTGGAATATCCGAATAACCAGAAAGCAGAAGCCGAATACAGCAATATCGCCATGCATTTTATTAATTGGCTCAACTTGCAGGCCTGACAATTCAATACAGCTTGTTTTCCGCCATGACGCTTAACTTTTCCGCTAAAAATCGTTAGGCTATAGCCGTTCTTTTACGGTGTTGCTCTTATGAAACAGGAAACTGCCCTTAAGTTACTCAAAGCAGGAGAGAATGTCTTTTTAACCGGTTCTGC is from Acinetobacter lwoffii and encodes:
- the hrpA gene encoding ATP-dependent RNA helicase HrpA, with the protein product MQSHLNVDQWIMARDRHRLNRLKKGKDADAKQYQELFEKSNLKVRQRLERLPNIKLNQDLPVTQYADKLITAIQKHQVIIVAGETGSGKTTQLPQIAMLAGRGLTGMIGHTQPRRLAARSVSQRIAEEVGEKLGESISFKVRFTEQGSQDSIVRLMTDGILLAELTHDRYLTKYDTIIIDEAHERSLNIDFIMGYLKQLLPRRPDLKVIITSATLDVNRFSSYFNGAPIFEVEGRSFPVELRYRPISEMSIGGSDDDEFDDFEENLPRAVVKAVEECFQDAQEKGHPEHADILIFASTEQEIRELQETLIKHGPRHTEVLTLYARLALAEQQKIFNPSGGGRRIIIATNVAETALTVPNIRYVIDSGFARISRYNYRSRVQRLPIEAVSQAAANQRKGRCGRIAPGVCIRLYSEDDFLSRPEFTEPEIKRTNLASVILQMQSLSLGSLEDFDFIEPPDHRLVNDGRKLLIELGAMAEKNSPKTEDDQANPSLASHNASPFEKGRLQSRGLTKIGQQMAKMPIDPRLARMILGGAHFGVLNEVLVIVAALAVQDPRERPADKQMQADQKHALFREADSDFLFYIKLWETLHNNRGSMSENKRRTFARNHFLSWLRLREWKKTHEQLVDLAKGLKLSFNENKASYENLHRALLTGLLSFIANKTDERNVFMAVRQQKARIFPASTLHKTNTPWVMAFEMVETSQVYLRTLAKIEPEWILLAARDLLKHHYFEPHWSKKAGVVNAYDQISLFGLIIEPKRPINYEKVDQAAAHEIFLRDALTTGHLGITPPFLKHNLLKLEEVERVEDKLRRRDLVVDEETIYQFYASKVPPEVASRRTFEDWRATVEPQNPRYLFVDDDALWLNDRPTTQQFPDYLHNGSLRLAATYRFDPSHDEDGATVKIPLQALAQVDEGIWSWGIPGWRLDLIEALLKALPKDKRRNLVPIPDTAQKLIAKVDAQDLQKHIFSFLAFQLRGEQITEKDFSFDRVDQYLLPFIKVTDEKGRVIEQGRDLAELKARCRTETHSPVKQLKGEFKTFPESFVFEASQKVTGVVVKQYQALVPTKAFSALEQKDESGVVIQTFNDQAEAVKKHREGVIRLVHMQLGDLTRQLKKQISKPLALAYSPLGDKAQLEQMLVYATLHMSINELPVNAQEFQKLVEDVKKSFLTYGQVALKEITDIYIQWQEIRRKLLVLDHSVFEKNINDIEDQLDLMSLSDFVYRKPSDVWSEFPRYLKALILRLERLPNNLQRDNSAIDQIDQWMEKLFKFKDDPRLKELYFMVEELRISLFSQPMKTKAPVSPTRLQKVWDRLGIS
- a CDS encoding beta-ketoacyl-ACP synthase III, whose protein sequence is MGIRITGTGLFHPEHVITNEELVESLNAYVELFNHENADKIAAGEVEARRGSSADFIEKASGVQRRYVVEKSGILDPKRLRPNLRERADDEISLQAEWGVIAAKQAMENAGVTAEDIDIVILSCSNLQRAYPAVAIEIQTALGIKGYAYDMNVACSAATFGLKQAYDAIKAGARRVLLVNVEITSAHTDFRSRDCHFIFGDVATASIIENTDSKTGFEILDSELFTQFSNNIRNNFGFLNTSEDADIDDKRFRQDGRKVFKEVCPLVAKMITAQLEKNQIEPTGVKRFWLHQANASMNELILKLVVGKENAKPGLVPIILNEFANTSSAGVIIALHRTAHEVEDGEYGVLCSFGAGYSVGSILVQKRVA
- a CDS encoding 1-acyl-sn-glycerol-3-phosphate acyltransferase, with product MQAKHDGQWIRRLSAFSKLYFTPTFLGAEYMDASRPAMYVGNHSMYGIFDAPMLIDYLYNEHKVAVVSIADHSHFYVPLWREAVKKFGAVDGIQHYVRAVMQQGYSILVFPGGGREVLKRQGEQYQLIWKQRYGFLKLAQEFNYDIVPFAALGGDEVYEIGFDANKIIQHKYFQKLLKVPQLNKLLRQGDVIPSLPKRLFPKRLPFYFQFMPRQSIAQVQTQEELIAFRHSLQQHIYTGLAELKALRQQD